The Ornithinimicrobium sufpigmenti genome includes the window CAGCCGTTCGCGCGTCTCGGGCAGCGGGTGACGGAACTGCCACAGGATGATGAGGCCGCTGGCGACCTCGACGGTCGAGTCCAGCCCGAAACCGACCAGCGCCGCAGAGCCGGCCACCCGGCCGGCGGCGATCGCCACGACCGCCTCCACGACGTTGTAGACGACAGAGGCCCCGGCGAGCAGCTGCGCCCGGCGGGCCAGGGTGGCGCGACGCTCCGGCGTCAGGAGGGCGAAGCCGCGGTTCGTGCTGGTCGTCACCCGGTCAAGGCTAGCGCGGCACCGGTGGGGGTATGTAGTTGACATATCACCTTTCAGTCCTCTAAAGTAGGTGACTGATCACCTACTCCCTCTCGTGAAGGAGCTCACCATGGGCCTGTTCGACTGGTTCACCAAGAAGTCCACCCCCGCCGCCGAGTCCGCCACCCCGTCCGGTGCCGTCGCCACGCTGGAGCGCGAGCCCGACGCTGTCACCGAGACGCTGGCCGGCACCTGGACCATCGACCCCGGCCACAGCAGCCTGGGCTTCACCGCCCGGCACGCGATGGTCACCAACGTGCGCGGCACCTTCGACGAGGTCGAGGGCTCGGGCACCCTGGACCTCACCGACCCCGCCAACTCCTCGGTGACCGTCCTCATGCAGGCGTCGAGCATCAACACCGGCTCCGCCGACCGCGACGGCCACCTGCGCAGCGCCGACTTCTTCGACGTCGAGACCTACCCCGAGCTGCGGTTCGTCTCCACCTCGGTGGAGCGCCTCGCCGGTGAGACCCTGCGCGTCGCGGGCGACCTCACCATCAAGGACGTCACCCGTCCGGTCAGCATCGACGTTGAGTTCACCGGTGTCGCGACGGACCCGTTCGGCAACCAGCGCGCCGGCTTCGAGGGCACGACCACGGTCAACCGCAAGGACTGGGGTCTGGAGTGGAACGCCGCCCTGGAGACCGGTGGCGTCCTGGTCAGCGAGAAGATCAAGCTCACCCTCGACATCTCGGCCATCAAGTCCGTCTGACCGCATCGTCGGTCTCCGGGGACCGCCCGCCATCGACGTGCAGCCGGCGATCAGCCGGGCGTACTCTGGGGCGTCCCGACTCCGGAAGAGGAACCGATAGTGGACGTCCTGGACGACCTGCTCGACCACGACCTGCCGCTCGTCATCGTGGGCACCGCGGTGGGGGAGTGCGCCTTCCGCCGAGGTCACTACTACGCCGGGCCGGGCCAGTCCTTCTGGACCCGGCTCGCCGGGGCTGGCCTCACCCCGCACGTGCTCGCTCCCCAGGAGGACGCGTCCCTGCTCGAGCACGGCATCGGGCTGACCGACCTGATCAAGGTCGAGGAGGAGTCGCAGGGCCGCCGGCTGGTCTTCGACGTCCCCGGGCTCGACGCGAAGCTGTCGCACCAC containing:
- a CDS encoding YceI family protein; this encodes MGLFDWFTKKSTPAAESATPSGAVATLEREPDAVTETLAGTWTIDPGHSSLGFTARHAMVTNVRGTFDEVEGSGTLDLTDPANSSVTVLMQASSINTGSADRDGHLRSADFFDVETYPELRFVSTSVERLAGETLRVAGDLTIKDVTRPVSIDVEFTGVATDPFGNQRAGFEGTTTVNRKDWGLEWNAALETGGVLVSEKIKLTLDISAIKSV
- a CDS encoding mismatch-specific DNA-glycosylase; the encoded protein is MDVLDDLLDHDLPLVIVGTAVGECAFRRGHYYAGPGQSFWTRLAGAGLTPHVLAPQEDASLLEHGIGLTDLIKVEEESQGRRLVFDVPGLDAKLSHHRPRWVAFNGKIAATHCARWAGHRAPGLGLQDWAFAGAPVFVLPSSSGANRRRDYDGRPDRASWWNELGDLLRQDAEPAQARSA